A DNA window from Carnobacterium funditum DSM 5970 contains the following coding sequences:
- a CDS encoding GNAT family N-acetyltransferase, which translates to MNYFWSTDLNSTIYKDSLSIRNKVFVDEQQVPPEMEVDEFETLTTYVVGYLDSIPVVTARLLPMDQRTYKVQRVAVLKNYRGKQIGKQIMAEIERFAIEKKRVSLVLGAQDQAIGFYSSLGYSINSEGYLDAGIPHHDMIKSLV; encoded by the coding sequence ATGAATTATTTTTGGTCAACTGATTTAAATTCTACTATCTATAAAGATTCATTATCTATTCGAAACAAGGTTTTTGTAGATGAACAACAAGTACCACCAGAAATGGAAGTAGACGAATTTGAAACTCTAACCACATATGTAGTCGGCTATTTAGATTCAATTCCTGTTGTTACTGCTAGACTTTTGCCAATGGATCAACGCACCTATAAGGTACAACGTGTAGCTGTTTTAAAAAACTACCGTGGCAAACAAATTGGCAAACAGATTATGGCTGAAATAGAACGCTTTGCGATTGAAAAAAAACGTGTTTCTTTAGTTTTAGGAGCTCAAGACCAAGCTATCGGATTTTATTCCTCTTTGGGTTATTCGATTAATAGTGAAGGCTATTTGGATGCAGGCATCCCTCATCACGATATGATTAAAAGCTTAGTTTAA